CAGTAAAGTATTGCCTCTTTTCTAAACCCAacaagtaaacaataaaaaaaaaatacctgaagtttctttcatttgttcattgtaattttattgacCAAGACCCAGCTTAGTTCTTTTAAATATCTTATGCATAGCATACCAGTATATTCTGTTAGCAAAAAGTTGGAACATGAAGCGTAAAATGCCAAAAGTAACAGATAATACAAATCCTTGCCATTTAAACATTATCAATTTGCCAAATGAATATCATCTATTGATTTTGACCCCATACTtttgtaaatttcaaatatttgacaAATTACGAAATATTTATTGAAGACTTTACGGAAGTTATATTTGGTGTACCATACCCCTGAATATTTTTAGAGttggtaaaaaaaacattatttttttctcttttactaATAATGAATATTTGGTCAGCATggtattttttcacaattttaaatttaaaaagttaaaggAAAAAAAGAGAAATCTGAACACAAGGTTAGAAGAAAGATTTTCCAATGAACACTATTCCAagaataaattattgccattataaatttaacaataccCTCAACCATACAAAACAGAgatagaatttaaaataaaatttaagtagTTTGAAAGTTTGATTGAAGCAGAATAAAAAAATTAgtaataaaagattttaacaaaattaaacttttcgAAAATATATAAAAGGTATATAGGGAATCtaaatctataaaaaaacatatatcccAACCATTCACACATTATTTTACATTTACGAAACCATGCAAATATCGTAAACAAACCATTTTTACACCccatttaaaaattgtttctttatcacatttcgataaaaacaataaatgtattaTGAAAAGAaagggaataaaaaaaaagttctacgAATAAATACTaccaatatttgataaaattatatttaacttaaaaataaatgaaagataaaaaatgaTAATGGTTTCTCTAATATTGAATGAAATATACATACTGGACATTTTTCGTTTCTGAgataaaactgtttaaaatatCTGTTggtttgaactttaaaaaaaaatatcattataatttCAGAGAATAAAAATTCATTGAAACCTAGAAAAAAAACctcaacaaaaaattataaatgataaaatgaaaagtTTCTGTGCAAGCACAATAAATCAAATGGAAAATTATTTATCTTtgttaattaaatattaattaaaagataaaaatttatgaaataattgcccagtatttaaatgtaaaatgaatgaaggcaaaaaataaaatataacatgtcatttgaaaattaaaattaaaatgtaaataatcaaagaaaagaaaaaatataacatgaaaaaataatatacaaccTTTATATACAACATGTTGAACTAGCCATTATCATTCTAGTTACCATGAcaatgaaaaacatcaacaaatcaCTAACccataattcctttgaaaaaatGGATGGGTCGACCAAACACAATTTAAATATTGATCTAAGTTTTTAAGGATCTCTTTTTCTTTGGTATCAACTTATTTCTTAAAGAGGTCCTGagatttaacaattttaaagtctaatttatcatttgaaaaaatcCTTATTATTGTCATGGCAACTAGATTTCCTCATTTTTGTGGACTTTGGCTTCACTGAAGACTCCCATCCATCAAACGATAGATATACGTTTTGAATTAAGTACAATCATTTATCACTAACCATACATTCCCAGATCTTTTTCTTTAGTATCTATGCACTCAgaatttataaattcaaaaaattGACCATATCACAGGTTTTGTCATTACATTAATGCCtataattttaatagttttaaataCATATCATAAATTATGAATCACTGCATGTAAAAGTGTAGCAAACATTTCATGTTTTTCCTAAGACATAaaaattttctacatttaaataaATACTACAACCTATATATTCTTTCTAATACTATGAAAATACCTAGATCCCAAAAAATTCAACGACTTAAAGATTTCACTGGATCAACAGTAAAATCTCTATTTTTTCTAAATGGTTCTTGTTATAAAAATTGAACCAATGCACGGCTAAATCTTTGCAAAATCCTAACTTTAGgaaatattctaaaaatattatagaattttAAGGGATTTAGGTATTTTCACAGCGATATCTACAACTTTGGGATGAGGGTTGAAATTTGGTTTTCTACATGTAAAATTTTGACTGCATAGAACATACAATATACAACAGtttgttttttggtaaaattgcGTAATtcaacaaacatttaaaaatatttcgcAACAAATAACCCATAagaattgatatataaatatccataataataataataataataagcaaTAAAAGTTGTAAACAATAGAGTCTGAAGAAGGACCTTTAAATGCAATTTAAGAACTATCCATTTCTTCGAGACAATTTTTCCTTCAGCCATTATGATCTTTTGTGTAATTAACACCCCTCCTGAAGATCTGAAATAGAAAAGACGAtaaataaaatacacatttttattaaaatatgaagtACTGTTGAAATTATTTAGTCACAAATTTTAATGGATATTTCTTAAGGTCATTTTGATAACTGTAAAAAACTGAAGTTCCTATTGTTTCGAAAATATTATGAATTGTAATACCCAACTCATTTGCAAGTTTTTTTTACTGCATGCGTACAATTTTAGCTGCTTTTTCAGGAATAATTTTTCAATGGTATATATTTTTCATCTGTTCAAGGTCCtcacatttttctttctttttataaaatctaTTGAAGCATATGAAGTTTTTCTAAATATAGATGGTACTGTTAAAATAATTTAGTCTCTAATTTCAAGAATATATACTAATGTTCTCTGTTTTATCGACAAGTACATAAATGATACACAATAATAGCAGGAACTACAAATCATAATTAACATGATTGAGATAGTACTAGTGTACTACATACCATTTTACTCTGCCATTGTAACTAATATCCATTCTGGAAACTTGTAGCTATCAACTGTCCCTGCAACAGAAGCAATTAAAAGAATAATCATAACTACTTTATCAATGTCAATAAATTCACATTATCAAGGACAGCTGCAGATTGTCAAAAAAACAGTCTTAtagaatcaaaacaaaaattggaaACTTCTGTCTACCTTGACTTTCATTGTGAGCCAAGGttccttgttgaaggccataattagaccaataatggtttacattttacacattgtgactcagatagagagttgtctcattggcactcataccacatcttcttttgacTGTATGTTCCATAATTACACACATAAAAGCAAAATAACACAATTACTCTGGCTGTTATACTTTTTTCTCATCTCTAATTAATCTCTTGTCTCTGTCTAGCCCTGTACAAAGTACTTAACTCTTAATTCAAAGAGTGAAAACACATTGGTTTCAGCATCTTtcccatttttttaaaacattaaagtcacaatttatgcGGGTTAATACAGAAGTTGTGATAATTTCACATGTAAACAACTAAATTATCTACCGTATACACTGAGGTCATAAGTCTAAGATCTGATAATACTTACAGCTAAACTATGACCAGCTAAACCATGGCCTAGACTGAGAGTTGGCTGAGGACTGGTGGCTTGAAGATACAGACTGTCCTGACTGTTGTAAATGTCTAGTGGACCAGGGCTGTTAGCCAAGGGTAAACCACGGCTTGGTGAGGTAGTTGCAGGGAAGGCAGATTGCCCAAAACCGTTCAGCATGGCTGAAATAAAAGTGAATAACATTAAAAGATGCAATTCTTAACTCGTTAACAATGAGTCgaacatgtgaaaaaaattattaaaggaAAAAATTATTAGATTGTATGTTTACCTATGTCATACAAATTCATACTATTTGGATACTGTAGATTCGCTAATCTTTCAACTCGGAGGTTGTGAGCTCGAACCCCAGTCATGTTAGACTCAACAGATTTTAATTGATAAGGACTGCCTGTTTTTCTGCAGAAGGATGGCGACTCTCTCTGGATATTACAGGTTTCTCCTACAAAATAACTGGCCACTATGATATTTAGCCAAGATAGCTGTACTAATGTTCTTGCGTTTCAGGATTTAAGGTATGCACTCTGTTTGATTTggatttttgaagaaattttgctccAATTGCTGTAGATGTTGTCTTAAATTATACTAGATTTTTTCcaaactattgaactgattatCACAAAACTTGAAAGTAATGTTTTTTAGAATTCTGAAACTCTCAGATCATATCCACAAAATCCATTTAAATTAGTACTCCATAAATAATTccaatgtatgttattttttggAAATCATTGCTTGAAACTGCAAACGtacttttatttttgaagataacTACTGCAACTTTAATAAATGAttgtatatttgaaattttagacagtgagaatatttttttaatttttacaatgtAATGACCTGatgaacagtggttgttgtttgttgatgtggtttagaattgtttcttgttttattgtttttcatatagattagaccgttggttttacacagtcatttttgggccctttaaagcttgctgttaaGCGTGTACGCTAAATCAGATGTTTGAGACACTTTTGAAAATTAATGTAATTATGGCAAATGATAAACTGTTCTCTTTCATTGCCAAAACTACTGAAATCTGGAGACAGTACTGTCTAAATGTTGGATGACACCATAAAATATCTGATCCAAATCATCAACTATTCCTGAAATCATCTTTCTGCATTTTTTAAAGTGAAAACCATCCCAAAGTATTTCCTGGAATCTTGTCTAAAGTAAGGAAAGTTGGtgtgattgccaaagagacaacactcaacaagagactaaaatgacacagaaataagaATTATTGGTCACCGTGGTAGGAACTTTTTTCTTGTGGCGGAATAATTTGTTCTTCCTCTCTTCTTACCTGAGAGTCCTTGTTGTGCACGCTGTGCATTAATCAGCTGTTCACTAACACGCTGTAGTGGAGAGGACATGTTAGGTTGGGGAGACGGCTCGCTTCGCTGAATCTGTAATCCGGTCAGCTGACTAGTCTGGGCAGCACCAAGATCAGTAGCGTATATGGCAGACGGTGAAACATGTCGGTCACCGCCAGGGGATGGGGCAGCAAGATAGCTTGTATAACCAGGGAAGCCTGAATAAGAGAATAGAAATTCTCTTAGTAATGTCATAATGAAACTCgcaagacaaaattttaaatttgaaaaaaaaaaaaaaatccgtaaaaTGATAACATTGGTCATAATAAATCtcctatttcaatttcaaattttactgtAGTATAATCGTATTTCAAGCAAGATAAATAAGTTTCTCAtataaatcatcttttttttaacttcaatGGATTTTGAGATTGAGAAAATTCATTATGACTTATCCGGATTAATAAAATTTTTCAAATCATAATTATTTTGTCTTGCTTAATCATAGAAATTCATGAACATTGTTTtagaaacataaacaaaaatataatctgTTTCATAAGCCCTCCAAATATGCGATGATAAGAATTTCTTAAAATCAAATCATTGCTTTTTGGTGgaggtttataaaaaaatataggctTGGCTTCCCTGGTTTTGCATGAACATTAATATAACAAGCACACAACATTAGGTTGACTAAATATAGTTAAATCAATTTCAAGCTATCTAACTATTCATAAATCTAAGCCAAGTTTATCATTATCACTAATATGCAAAGAAGCATTCAGTATTTTTAAAcatctaaataaaattttaacttttacaaaaaataacttcgattcttttttaaaaaagagaaaatcaaaaaatatctatttttctaaaaataataatgttagtttctaaaatatttacataaaaaaataagtatatgaaaaaaattggttatctattgtttattttgtatattagAAACTAAAGTTTATGTCAGTCGCATGCAATACACTACCAAAAGCAAAActaacttctaaaaaaaaaagaaaaaaaaaaaaaaaacatacatttttttttctaacaaagCAGTCTCATAATTTTTGTGTGCTTGGATAACTACTGTTTCATGCAAAATCAGCGGAGCCAAAATGTTTCATAATCTTGTTATATATAACAAACATAAGGTCACATGATCACCAATTAACAACAAATTGTCCAATCAGAAATAAGCTGTAAAGTCACATGCATTAACATTAAATCTAACAACATCAACTGATTTCAATCATAGTGGAACAAAACTAGTTTTTTCATAAATGTTCTGGTTGAAATCTGTtgattttagaatttaatacTACATCAATTATACAGAGGTATATTTATGAGTTATGCTTATCAAAGTTATCaataaattttcacattattaaCAAATATCATATTTTCCTGTTTGTTCAATAAATAAAATCAGTTTTGAGGAAAAAAACCATTTTGGTTTAATAATTTTGAACTGAGATACCTCAATATCTATTGGTATTGGACAAATTCTCAAGcttaatttcatttcaaattgaaatttaGCAAGAAATATCTTCAATCGTATTAATAAACTATTAAATAAACTGAAGAAGCATAAAAATGGAGAATTGTCTCCCCTTAAAAGACTTTGATGACATGTCTATGTTATAAATAGCATAGAGGTAATGTGCTGCTGTATCATGATAGGTTATCAGATACAATTTTACCTCATATCTCTGCCAACTTGAAGCAATATTAAGTTATTTCTTGCTAAAATTTAACCACGAAATGAAACGAGTGTCTGTGACACATATTTTGATAAAGATTTTCACAAACATAGCACACAATATTACACAATTCTATATTTAGCTACACAGGATATATCAATACAAACCACACATGTATAAAAGGTAAGTGTATTTACATCTAGATATTAACATTGGATAACCATTTTTcccttagaaaaaaaaatatttctttatcagATACCATACATAATTAGAATTTCTCAAAATGGAATTTTAGCTAgatttgaaatctttttttagaaatttcagatgaaatggagttttttttc
The window above is part of the Mytilus edulis chromosome 6, xbMytEdul2.2, whole genome shotgun sequence genome. Proteins encoded here:
- the LOC139529053 gene encoding RNA-binding protein Musashi homolog 2-like isoform X5: MNLTQAIATPMPVTPMQPKMVTRTKKIFVGGLSASTTVEDVKNFFSGFGKIEDAMLMFDKQTMRHRGFGFVTFEDEDVVDKVCEIHFHEINKKMVECKKAQPKEVMVPTNLAARGRGIARVTEDGEIVWEIPSDMIVPEMCLLPGTIPAMYSPYGRGFPTLAAPAGYYYPPGFPGYTSYLAAPSPGGDRHVSPSAIYATDLGAAQTSQLTGLQIQRSEPSPQPNMSSPLQRVSEQLINAQRAQQGLSGETCNIQRESPSFCRKTGSPYQLKSVESNMTGVRAHNLRVERLANLQYPNSMNLYDIAMLNGFGQSAFPATTSPSRGLPLANSPGPLDIYNSQDSLYLQATSPQPTLSLGHGLAGHSLAGQLIATSFQNGY